From Flavobacterium sp. 102, a single genomic window includes:
- a CDS encoding Crp/Fnr family transcriptional regulator, translated as MSKCEQCIVRQFSSLKALTKDELLKMADCKTSYTIKKGDPIFEEGEVTNGIYCIKDGVCKLSKLSSNGKDQIVKLVKPGELLGQRSMISEEPANLSAVALEDMEVCFIPKNEIIQFFNQNNQFSMNLMKTICGDLKDADDHMVSLAQKNVKERLAGTLIYLDENFGNDTDGALRLQLSREELAGIIGTATESCIRLLSELKKSGLIDLIGKKIKIVDKNKLRRIAD; from the coding sequence ATGAGTAAATGTGAACAATGTATCGTGAGGCAATTTAGTTCTCTAAAGGCATTGACAAAAGATGAGTTGCTCAAAATGGCCGACTGTAAAACTTCTTATACCATTAAGAAAGGAGATCCTATTTTTGAAGAAGGCGAAGTGACTAATGGTATTTATTGTATAAAAGACGGTGTTTGTAAATTGTCCAAATTGAGTTCCAATGGTAAAGATCAAATTGTAAAATTGGTCAAACCCGGAGAATTGTTAGGACAACGTTCCATGATTAGCGAAGAACCGGCAAACTTAAGTGCTGTAGCTTTAGAAGACATGGAAGTTTGTTTTATTCCGAAAAACGAGATTATTCAGTTCTTCAATCAAAACAATCAGTTTTCAATGAATTTAATGAAAACCATTTGTGGTGATTTGAAAGATGCTGATGATCACATGGTTAGTTTGGCCCAAAAGAATGTAAAAGAGCGTTTAGCCGGAACATTAATTTATTTAGATGAAAATTTCGGTAATGATACTGACGGTGCGCTTAGGCTTCAACTATCTCGTGAAGAATTGGCCGGAATTATTGGTACAGCTACGGAAAGTTGTATTAGATTACTTTCTGAACTTAAGAAAAGTGGCTTGATTGATTTGATAGGTAAAAAAATCAAAATTGTCGACAAAAACAAACTCCGTCGTATAGCCGATTAA